A genomic region of Raphanus sativus cultivar WK10039 chromosome 6, ASM80110v3, whole genome shotgun sequence contains the following coding sequences:
- the LOC108809238 gene encoding ABSCISIC ACID-INSENSITIVE 5-like protein 3, with product MGSLRGNIEEPISQSLPRQNSLYSLKLHEVQTHLGSSAKPLGSMNLDELLKSVWSAEANQPPEATEAGLSRQGSLTLPRGLSKKTVNEVWRDIQQDKNGSIDNPHGERIDSNNNNNKQPTLGEITLEDLLLKAGVVTEAIVPQNVVNVASNGQWFQYPQHQHQGFMPYPVCEMQEMVSPMNMMMGDVPQAHGRKRVAPSGGDIVEKVVERRQKRMIKNRESAARSRARKQAYTHELEIKVSSLEEENEKLRRLKEVEKILPSEPPPDPKWKLRRTSSASF from the exons ATGGGTTCTCTTAGAGGAAACATTGAAGAGCCTATCTCTCAGTCATTACCTAGACAAAACTCTCTCTATAGCTTAAAGCTCCATGAGGTTCAAACCCACTTAGGAAGTTCCGCAAAACCATTAGGAAGCATGAACCTTGATGAGCTTCTCAAGAGTGTATGGTCTGCTGAAGCTAATCAGCCACCAGAAGCAACAGAGGCAGGGCTCTCTCGTCAAGgaagcttgactttgcctcgaGGTCTCAGTAAGAAGACGGTTAACGAGGTTTGGAGAGACATTCAACAGGACAAGAACGGAAGCATTGATAATCCTCATGGTGAGAGGATAGATagtaataacaataataataagcaGCCTACACTTGGTGAAATCACACTTGAGGATTTGTTGTTGAAAGCTGGTGTAGTAACTGAGGCAATAGTCCCTCAGAATGTTGTCAACGTAGCTTCAAATGGGCAATGGTTTCAGTATCCTCAGCATCAACATCAAGGGTTTATGCCATATCCGGTTTGTGAGATGCAAGAAATGGTTTCTCCAATGAATATGATGATGGGTGATGTACCACAAGCACATGGGAGGAAAAGAGTGGCTCCATCAGGAGGAGATATTGTGGAGAAGGTTGTGGAGAGGAGGCAGAAGAGGATGATCAAGAACAGAGAATCTGCAGCACGTTCAAGAGCTAGGAAACAG GCTTATACTCATGAATTAGAGATCAAGGTTTCAAGcttagaagaagaaaacgaaaaACTTAGGAGGCTAAAG GAGGTGGAGAAGATCCTGCCAAGCGAACCACCACCGGATCCTAAGTGGAAGCTCAGGCGAACAAGCTCTGCTTCTTTCTGA